A genomic window from Bordetella genomosp. 9 includes:
- a CDS encoding extracellular solute-binding protein, translating into MNQESSRRRRFLKTAGGLALAPALPLLSGQARAAGKEVIVGTWGGDYQNLLQQYISPLVAKQDIGVIFDTANAVPRLTKLRSERNSRRGSMDVALLGEVDMYDGSRTGGLSPIQEHQSALPNLANVHDQFKTPYSIPHIFSAMTLVYNTQQFSSPPDSVQLMLDPKYKGRVGFSDILYLYNGLFLGAGQSGGRFESFEPGKKFLEQLAKNKPRVYPSNEAVATAFKSGEIWMACMWKARALQWRDAGLPLGFAIPKEGTIPVTFEGAVPKNARNPDAAWVYLNALLEPEGQVHFARAMGYAPTVRNAPLPPDLQQRVGFTDEELKRIYPYDLEKLVTTKAEFLDYWTKSFKGAL; encoded by the coding sequence ATGAACCAAGAAAGCTCGCGGCGCCGCCGTTTCCTCAAGACCGCTGGCGGCCTGGCCCTGGCGCCGGCCCTGCCGCTGCTGTCCGGACAGGCCCGGGCGGCCGGCAAGGAAGTCATCGTCGGCACCTGGGGCGGCGATTACCAGAACCTGCTGCAGCAATACATTTCGCCGCTGGTGGCCAAGCAGGACATCGGCGTGATATTCGACACCGCCAATGCGGTGCCGCGCCTGACCAAGCTGCGCTCCGAACGCAATTCGCGCCGCGGCAGCATGGACGTCGCGCTGCTGGGTGAAGTGGACATGTACGACGGGTCGCGAACGGGGGGCTTGTCCCCCATCCAGGAGCATCAGTCCGCGCTGCCCAACCTGGCAAATGTGCACGACCAGTTCAAGACGCCGTACTCCATACCGCATATCTTCAGCGCCATGACGCTGGTCTACAACACGCAGCAGTTCTCGTCGCCGCCGGATTCGGTGCAGCTGATGCTGGACCCGAAGTACAAGGGCCGCGTCGGGTTTTCCGACATCCTGTACCTGTACAACGGCTTGTTCCTGGGCGCCGGCCAGAGCGGCGGCCGCTTCGAAAGCTTCGAGCCCGGCAAGAAATTCCTGGAGCAGCTGGCCAAGAACAAGCCGCGCGTCTATCCCTCCAACGAAGCGGTGGCCACCGCGTTCAAGTCCGGCGAGATCTGGATGGCGTGCATGTGGAAGGCGCGCGCGCTGCAATGGCGCGACGCGGGCCTGCCGTTGGGCTTCGCCATCCCGAAGGAAGGCACCATACCGGTGACTTTCGAGGGCGCCGTGCCGAAGAATGCGCGCAATCCGGACGCGGCCTGGGTCTACCTGAATGCCCTGCTCGAGCCGGAAGGCCAGGTGCATTTCGCGCGCGCCATGGGCTACGCGCCCACCGTGCGCAACGCGCCGCTGCCGCCGGACCTGCAGCAACGCGTCGGCTTCACCGACGAAGAGCTCAAGCGCATCTATCCCTACGATCTGGAAAAGCTGGTGACGACCAAGGCCGAGTTCCTGGACTACTGGACCAAGTCATTCAAGGGCGCGCTGTAG
- a CDS encoding long-chain-fatty-acid--CoA ligase, whose translation MTPQDIARWPTHLPHRLPTPATNLHFNLLVSATRFPDKAALIDGRGTLTYRDLLTAVEHMAGFLERELGIRSSDPVMIYMQNSREFVVAYYAILRLNAVVVPVNPMNKRAELDHYRTDTQARVVFCDSAMSDELMAMESASALAGIIITGADAMDADGPGVADGIGISVHGFHAALAAGLAPAAPCDHDPDRLAVILYSSGTTGKPKGCMHTNRSMMASVNSVAHWMAMRVDTVVLAALPFFHITGMQNMMNTPIYVGGTLVLLPRWNRDKAAELIARHKITHWNTMPTVMIDFLASEQLASYDLRSLKRVGGGGAGMPQAVGERIKALLGVDFLEGYGLSEGMPFTGNPAVHFKRQCLGIPLFDTDARIIDPETLRELSTSEVGEIVICSDKLFAGYWKNEQATNDAFVTLDGRRFFRTGDLGYADHEGYFFIVDRLKRMVNASGYKVWPTEIEALLHEHPDVREACVIAARDPYRGETVKAVIVLKEGAADRTSETAIIDWCKARMAAYKYPRLVEFVDDLPRLATGKIAWRQLQEAERAKPR comes from the coding sequence ATGACACCGCAAGACATCGCTCGTTGGCCGACGCATCTTCCCCATCGGCTGCCGACGCCGGCAACGAATCTCCATTTCAACCTGCTTGTTTCAGCGACCCGGTTTCCGGACAAGGCCGCGCTGATCGACGGGCGCGGCACGCTGACCTACCGCGACCTGCTGACGGCCGTCGAGCACATGGCCGGCTTCCTGGAACGGGAACTGGGGATACGCAGCTCGGATCCTGTCATGATCTACATGCAGAACTCGCGCGAATTCGTCGTGGCCTACTATGCCATCCTGCGGCTCAATGCCGTGGTGGTCCCGGTGAATCCGATGAACAAGCGGGCCGAACTCGACCATTATCGAACGGACACGCAGGCGCGCGTCGTCTTTTGCGACAGCGCCATGTCGGATGAATTGATGGCGATGGAAAGCGCCTCCGCACTCGCTGGCATCATCATCACCGGCGCGGATGCCATGGACGCGGACGGGCCGGGCGTGGCGGACGGTATCGGGATTTCAGTACACGGGTTCCACGCCGCCCTCGCGGCCGGGCTTGCGCCGGCCGCGCCTTGTGACCACGATCCCGACCGGCTCGCGGTCATTCTGTATAGCTCCGGCACGACGGGCAAGCCCAAGGGCTGCATGCATACGAACCGATCGATGATGGCCAGCGTCAACTCGGTCGCCCACTGGATGGCCATGCGCGTCGACACGGTGGTCCTGGCGGCGCTGCCGTTCTTCCACATCACCGGCATGCAGAACATGATGAATACGCCGATCTATGTTGGGGGCACGCTCGTCTTGCTGCCACGGTGGAATCGGGACAAGGCGGCCGAGCTCATCGCCCGGCACAAGATCACCCACTGGAATACGATGCCGACCGTGATGATCGACTTCCTGGCGAGCGAGCAGCTTGCCAGCTACGATCTGCGCTCGCTCAAACGCGTGGGCGGCGGCGGCGCGGGCATGCCGCAGGCCGTGGGCGAACGTATCAAGGCCCTGCTCGGCGTCGATTTCCTGGAAGGCTATGGCCTGTCCGAGGGCATGCCTTTCACGGGAAACCCCGCCGTCCATTTCAAGCGCCAATGCCTGGGCATTCCTCTGTTCGACACCGATGCGCGCATCATCGACCCGGAGACCTTGCGCGAGCTTTCGACGAGCGAAGTGGGCGAAATCGTCATATGCAGCGACAAGCTGTTTGCCGGCTACTGGAAGAACGAACAGGCGACGAACGATGCGTTCGTCACGCTCGACGGCCGACGCTTTTTCCGCACCGGCGACCTGGGATACGCGGATCATGAAGGCTATTTCTTCATCGTCGACCGCCTGAAGCGCATGGTCAATGCGTCGGGCTACAAAGTATGGCCCACGGAAATCGAGGCGCTGCTGCACGAGCATCCGGACGTGCGGGAAGCCTGCGTGATCGCCGCGCGGGACCCTTATCGGGGCGAAACCGTGAAAGCCGTCATCGTCTTGAAAGAAGGCGCCGCGGATCGGACGTCGGAGACCGCCATCATCGATTGGTGCAAGGCCAGGATGGCGGCCTACAAGTATCCGAGACTGGTCGAATTCGTCGACGATCTTCCCAGGCTGGCGACCGGAAAGATCGCATGGCGCCAATTGCAGGAAGCGGAAAGGGCGAAGCCGCGCTAG
- a CDS encoding tripartite tricarboxylate transporter substrate binding protein, translated as MNRRVFFSVCGNACIAAGIAAGIAAQAVAAPPASGFPEKPIRLIVPTNPGGSIDTIARILSVELSNQFKQAVIVENRTGASGMIAASAVAQSAPDGYTLLITHTGVLQADLLHKNSSYRLSDLAPVAEIANTPVVFGVGMQVPVTDLQSFVALAKKQPGQLSYGSYGKGTSAHIWAEQFSKRAGIELIHVPYGGEIPALQDLLAGRITSAWGAVGTYKQYADAHKVRILAVANPVRSKVLPDIPTFIEAGYPEMNASGWCGVFAPAGTPKAVIATLSQAILKIVHREDVGQRILVTGQEPTGTDEETFGQRVARDRQTWAKAISDLHITLD; from the coding sequence CGCCGCCGGCATCGCCGCCGGCATCGCCGCGCAGGCCGTGGCCGCGCCGCCGGCGTCCGGGTTCCCCGAAAAGCCCATCAGGCTGATCGTGCCCACCAATCCCGGCGGCAGTATCGACACGATCGCGCGCATCCTGAGCGTTGAGCTGTCAAATCAGTTCAAGCAAGCGGTCATCGTGGAGAACAGGACCGGCGCCAGCGGCATGATCGCCGCCAGCGCCGTCGCGCAGTCCGCGCCCGACGGCTACACGCTGCTGATCACCCACACCGGCGTGCTGCAGGCCGACCTGCTCCACAAGAATTCGTCCTATCGGCTGAGCGACCTCGCGCCGGTGGCGGAGATCGCCAACACCCCGGTCGTGTTCGGCGTCGGCATGCAGGTTCCGGTCACGGACCTGCAGTCCTTCGTCGCGCTGGCCAAGAAGCAACCCGGCCAATTGAGCTACGGCTCCTATGGCAAGGGAACGTCCGCGCATATCTGGGCCGAACAATTTTCCAAGCGCGCCGGGATCGAGCTGATCCACGTGCCCTACGGCGGCGAAATTCCCGCGCTTCAGGACCTGCTCGCCGGCCGCATCACCAGCGCCTGGGGCGCGGTGGGGACCTACAAGCAATACGCCGACGCCCATAAGGTGCGCATACTCGCGGTGGCCAACCCCGTCCGGTCCAAGGTGCTGCCGGACATTCCCACCTTCATAGAGGCCGGCTATCCCGAAATGAATGCGAGCGGCTGGTGTGGCGTGTTCGCGCCCGCCGGGACGCCCAAGGCCGTCATCGCGACGTTATCGCAAGCGATCCTGAAGATCGTCCACCGGGAAGATGTCGGCCAGCGCATACTGGTCACCGGGCAGGAACCGACCGGTACCGACGAAGAGACCTTCGGCCAGCGCGTCGCGCGCGACAGGCAGACATGGGCCAAGGCGATATCCGACCTCCATATCACCCTGGACTAA